Proteins encoded by one window of Marixanthomonas sp. SCSIO 43207:
- a CDS encoding cytochrome c — protein sequence MLLILCMLVACKNSKKEEKEPIKLGSYSDKQTETKQDPLTASKERGGLIYTDFCMQCHIANGKGVPGAFPPLAGSNWLKDKREASIHAVKYGQKGEIEVNGKTYNGVMVPMGLSDQEVADVMNYIMNSWGNTQDTMVTKEEVASIEKKNEQ from the coding sequence TTGTTACTCATACTTTGTATGCTAGTAGCTTGTAAAAACTCTAAAAAAGAAGAAAAAGAACCAATAAAACTTGGCTCTTATTCAGATAAACAAACAGAAACTAAACAAGACCCTTTAACAGCCAGTAAAGAACGTGGTGGATTAATTTACACAGATTTTTGTATGCAATGCCACATTGCAAATGGAAAAGGCGTTCCCGGAGCATTCCCCCCCTTAGCAGGCTCTAATTGGTTAAAAGACAAGCGAGAAGCTAGTATTCACGCTGTCAAATATGGACAAAAAGGAGAAATTGAAGTTAATGGCAAAACCTATAATGGCGTTATGGTACCTATGGGCTTGAGCGATCAAGAAGTAGCAGATGTAATGAATTACATTATGAACTCTTGGGGCAACACACAAGATACAATGGTGACAAAAGAAGAAGTGGCAAGTATAGAAAAGAAAAATGAGCAGTAA